A region of uncultured Carboxylicivirga sp. DNA encodes the following proteins:
- the queC gene encoding 7-cyano-7-deazaguanine synthase QueC gives MDKAVVLLSGGLDSAVALYHAKSKAKEVHAISFDYGQRHNKELNSAKAIALKAGVAAHQIVTLKLDQWGGSSLTDKSIEVENGDVTRTDIPVTYVPARNMVFLSVAASYAEAIGAQNIFIGVSQVDYSGYVDCRQEFIDSMEKAINLGTVMGAEKNQPIKIHAPFVNMTKSEEITLGTELGVDFGLTWSCYRGGEKPCGTCDSCLLRAKAFAEAGVIDTSL, from the coding sequence ATGGATAAAGCCGTAGTATTATTATCAGGAGGTTTAGATTCGGCAGTGGCCTTATATCATGCCAAAAGCAAGGCTAAAGAAGTACATGCTATTTCGTTTGATTACGGTCAGCGTCACAATAAAGAACTGAATTCTGCCAAAGCGATTGCACTTAAGGCAGGTGTAGCAGCTCATCAAATTGTTACTTTAAAGCTGGATCAATGGGGTGGATCTTCATTAACTGATAAAAGTATAGAAGTCGAGAATGGAGATGTTACACGAACTGACATTCCTGTAACATATGTTCCTGCCCGAAATATGGTATTTCTATCAGTAGCAGCATCCTATGCAGAAGCTATTGGCGCACAGAATATTTTTATTGGAGTTAGCCAGGTTGACTACTCCGGGTATGTTGACTGTCGTCAGGAGTTTATCGACAGCATGGAAAAAGCCATTAACCTAGGCACTGTAATGGGAGCTGAAAAGAATCAACCTATTAAAATACATGCTCCCTTTGTGAATATGACCAAGTCAGAAGAAATTACTTTAGGAACAGAGTTAGGTGTGGATTTTGGTCTTACCTGGAGCTGTTACAGAGGAGGTGAAAAACCTTGCGGCACCTGCGACAGTTGTCTACTAAGAGCAAAAGCATTTGCTGAAGCCGGAGTAATTGATACTTCATTATAA
- a CDS encoding 7-carboxy-7-deazaguanine synthase QueE, with the protein MSKLVLANEGVFPVVKDKNGNPLSDQPKTGLLMPGTIQGEGKLAGVPSLFIRLSSCNLRCIWQMEDGSYCRCDTTYASFHPDQTIEMEVDEIVQWLKHNLGSVKHVVVTGGEPLLQKKPLAVLCQKIKEELNLHITIESNGTLFDSEVAQWVDLFSISPKLRNSEPNAEKLASYNLKDAGPFKFHAEKRRNIGALQSYINICNQSDKELQLKFVIGKPEDYKEIQSEYLDQLADYHSNDILLMPLGATREEIAKSAPMVLEMSIANGWRYSPRVHIELFGSKSGV; encoded by the coding sequence ATGAGTAAATTGGTTTTAGCCAACGAAGGAGTTTTTCCGGTTGTGAAAGATAAAAATGGTAATCCGTTAAGCGATCAGCCCAAAACAGGCTTATTGATGCCGGGTACCATTCAGGGAGAAGGAAAGCTGGCAGGTGTACCCTCACTATTTATTCGTTTATCGAGTTGTAACCTTCGTTGCATCTGGCAAATGGAAGACGGCAGTTATTGTCGTTGCGATACTACCTATGCATCTTTTCATCCCGATCAAACCATAGAAATGGAAGTGGATGAGATAGTTCAATGGCTTAAACACAACCTCGGTTCTGTAAAGCATGTTGTAGTTACTGGTGGCGAACCTCTGTTACAAAAGAAACCTTTAGCTGTTCTTTGCCAAAAGATAAAAGAAGAATTGAACCTGCATATTACAATAGAAAGTAACGGAACATTATTCGATAGTGAAGTTGCTCAATGGGTTGATCTGTTTAGTATTTCACCAAAATTGCGTAATTCAGAGCCCAATGCAGAAAAGCTGGCCTCTTACAACCTGAAAGATGCCGGTCCTTTTAAGTTTCATGCCGAAAAGCGCCGCAATATTGGCGCACTACAATCCTACATCAACATTTGTAATCAATCAGATAAGGAATTACAGTTGAAATTTGTGATTGGAAAACCAGAAGATTATAAAGAGATTCAAAGCGAATACCTGGATCAATTAGCCGATTATCATTCAAATGACATTCTGCTGATGCCCTTGGGGGCCACCCGTGAAGAAATAGCCAAGTCGGCTCCAATGGTTCTTGAAATGAGCATTGCCAACGGTTGGCGTTATAGCCCACGTGTACATATTGAATTGTTCGGATCAAAAAGCGGAGTTTGA
- a CDS encoding NADPH-dependent 7-cyano-7-deazaguanine reductase QueF: MSEDKFLGKQVTYPQHYAPEMLLAVPRQLNREQYGLQENNLPFVGLDVWHAYELSFLTEKGLPVTGLLKLVYPSDNEFLVESKSLKLYLNSFNMERYGSYPKEGIKLVTDIIKKDLDKTLKTKVQVSFFDKIETNSPFDFTAYQVLEDEPIASEISFDHFNEAPELLKYTSNTNLKVGSHLLRSNCKITNQPDWGSAYIYLKGEQTPDKMSLLQYLVSIRNENHFHEEICEMIYTRLWNLFKPEELMVACIYTRRGGIDICPVRANRSSLLKLELTNPEVLSLKLLRQ; this comes from the coding sequence ATGTCTGAAGATAAATTCCTGGGCAAGCAAGTCACCTACCCTCAACACTATGCTCCCGAAATGTTGCTGGCTGTGCCGCGTCAACTAAACCGTGAGCAATATGGTTTGCAGGAAAACAACCTGCCGTTTGTTGGTTTGGATGTTTGGCATGCTTATGAATTGAGTTTTCTTACAGAGAAAGGGTTACCTGTTACGGGCTTATTAAAACTGGTTTACCCATCGGATAATGAGTTTTTGGTCGAAAGTAAATCATTAAAACTTTATCTTAATTCCTTTAACATGGAACGCTATGGAAGCTATCCAAAGGAAGGAATCAAATTGGTAACTGACATCATTAAAAAGGATTTAGATAAGACTTTAAAAACAAAAGTTCAGGTTTCGTTTTTCGACAAGATTGAAACGAACAGCCCTTTTGATTTTACTGCTTACCAAGTATTAGAAGATGAACCTATTGCATCAGAAATTAGTTTTGATCATTTTAATGAGGCTCCTGAATTATTAAAGTATACTTCAAATACAAATTTAAAAGTAGGCTCTCACCTATTGAGAAGCAACTGTAAAATTACCAATCAACCCGATTGGGGATCAGCCTACATTTATCTTAAAGGAGAACAAACACCAGACAAAATGAGTCTGCTTCAATATCTGGTTTCTATCCGCAACGAAAATCATTTTCACGAAGAGATTTGTGAGATGATTTACACACGCCTTTGGAATCTGTTCAAACCGGAGGAATTGATGGTAGCTTGTATATATACCCGTCGTGGTGGTATCGACATCTGCCCTGTACGAGCCAATCGAAGTAGCTTACTGAAACTTGAACTAACCAACCCGGAAGTTTTATCATTGAAACTACTACGACAATAA
- a CDS encoding metallophosphoesterase family protein, translating to MKRIGLLSDTHSYFDTRFKELFKDVDEIWHAGDLGDIKVLDEMRAFKPVKAVYGNIDGSVIRQELNEVLEFECEGLQVYLIHIGGYPGRYEKRVKAELIKKKPKLFITGHSHILKVMYDKNLELLHMNPGAAGRSGFHAVRTALRFTIDGDDIKDMEVIELGPKTANSL from the coding sequence ATGAAAAGAATTGGTCTTTTATCTGATACTCACTCATATTTTGACACACGATTTAAAGAATTGTTCAAAGATGTGGACGAGATTTGGCATGCTGGTGATTTAGGTGATATAAAAGTTCTGGATGAGATGCGTGCATTTAAACCTGTGAAGGCAGTGTATGGTAACATCGACGGTTCTGTAATTAGGCAGGAGTTGAATGAAGTGCTTGAATTTGAATGCGAAGGCTTGCAGGTGTATCTTATTCACATAGGTGGTTATCCGGGAAGGTATGAAAAACGGGTGAAAGCTGAATTAATAAAAAAGAAGCCCAAGCTTTTTATAACCGGGCACTCTCATATACTAAAGGTGATGTATGATAAAAATCTTGAACTCCTGCACATGAATCCTGGTGCTGCAGGGCGCTCTGGATTTCATGCAGTAAGAACAGCACTTAGATTCACTATTGACGGAGATGATATTAAAGATATGGAGGTTATTGAATTGGGACCCAAAACAGCTAATAGTCTCTAA
- the ppk1 gene encoding polyphosphate kinase 1 encodes MTQHFFNRDISWLSFNHRVLEEAKDDSLPLFERIKFMAIYSNNLDEFYKVRVAEYRNAAADPQSFPDIPDAEKTLEKINSIVAQHWLDFSQILKESILPQMHLNGLILHYKSYPTHPSHLKFIREFFDTELTPYVQPVLLNKGTRTFLRDNRLYLAIKLFKKTKNEESKKFRKPRYALIKLPTSDAPRFIELPKADNQHHIVFLDDVIRYNLQELFPGFDVVGSWGIKLARDADLGIEDEFGGDLIERIKENLAKRKIGKPAGFLHDRNIPLDLLHYLQDTFDINSNELVATGSYLNSHDFFTFPTHHTPHLVWNAPKAILPFELEEAGSMFEAIKRKERVLHYPYHSFKYVIQFLHEAATDPKVEEIKLTQYRVANNSEVVSALIAAAHNNKKVTVFVEVKARFDEENNIYFAQQMERAGIKIIYSIPGLKVHAKMALVLRRANGVRKRSFAYLSTGNFNEKTARLYTDHGFFTCNDEYLDDMENVFKYLSNQRTKPHLNKLLVTKINLRKNIMDRINREIELAKNGKKGYILLKMNGIQNKNLINKLYEASRAGVKIDLIVRGICCLVPDKSYSRNIRVLRLVDSYLEHPRIWVFGNDGQKEMFLSSADWLNRNINRRIETAFPIENDDLKNEILDILEMQLKDNVKVRRIDANLNNILDPSDRPPLRAQVSTYKYLLEKDQATREKHMQKTETKPTKE; translated from the coding sequence ATGACCCAACATTTTTTCAATCGTGACATCAGCTGGCTATCATTTAATCATCGGGTTTTGGAAGAGGCGAAAGATGATAGTTTACCTCTATTCGAACGTATTAAGTTCATGGCAATCTATTCCAATAATCTGGATGAATTTTATAAAGTAAGGGTTGCTGAATATCGTAATGCAGCAGCTGACCCCCAGAGTTTTCCCGATATTCCGGATGCTGAAAAAACGTTGGAAAAAATCAACTCTATTGTAGCGCAGCACTGGCTTGATTTTAGTCAGATTTTGAAAGAATCCATTTTGCCTCAGATGCATCTAAATGGATTAATTCTGCATTATAAAAGCTATCCAACACATCCCAGTCATCTTAAGTTTATCAGAGAGTTCTTCGACACTGAACTAACTCCATACGTACAGCCTGTTCTCCTAAACAAAGGAACACGCACCTTCTTAAGGGACAACAGGTTATATTTGGCCATCAAGCTTTTTAAGAAAACTAAAAACGAAGAATCTAAAAAGTTTCGCAAGCCACGCTATGCTCTGATAAAACTGCCAACCAGCGATGCACCACGTTTTATTGAATTGCCCAAAGCTGACAACCAGCATCACATTGTTTTTTTGGATGATGTAATCAGATATAATTTACAGGAACTATTTCCTGGTTTTGATGTTGTTGGAAGCTGGGGGATCAAACTGGCCCGTGACGCTGATTTAGGTATTGAAGATGAATTTGGTGGAGATTTAATTGAACGGATTAAAGAAAACCTGGCCAAGAGAAAAATTGGTAAACCAGCAGGTTTTCTGCACGATAGAAACATTCCACTCGACTTGTTGCATTACCTACAGGATACTTTTGATATTAATTCAAACGAATTGGTTGCGACAGGTAGTTATCTAAACTCACATGATTTCTTTACCTTTCCAACTCACCATACTCCACATTTGGTATGGAATGCGCCTAAAGCCATTCTTCCTTTTGAGTTAGAGGAAGCCGGATCAATGTTTGAGGCTATCAAACGCAAAGAACGTGTTTTACATTATCCATATCACTCGTTTAAATATGTAATTCAGTTTTTACACGAAGCTGCAACCGACCCAAAGGTAGAAGAGATTAAACTGACACAATACCGGGTTGCCAATAACTCCGAAGTTGTAAGTGCTTTAATTGCAGCTGCTCACAACAATAAAAAAGTAACTGTATTTGTTGAAGTTAAAGCACGTTTTGACGAGGAGAACAATATCTATTTTGCTCAACAGATGGAACGTGCTGGAATCAAGATCATTTATAGCATACCAGGCTTAAAGGTTCATGCGAAGATGGCCCTTGTTTTAAGAAGAGCTAACGGAGTTAGAAAACGTTCGTTCGCCTATTTGAGTACCGGTAACTTCAACGAAAAAACAGCCCGTCTTTATACCGACCATGGATTCTTCACTTGTAACGATGAGTATCTTGATGATATGGAGAATGTATTTAAATATTTAAGCAATCAAAGGACTAAACCTCATTTGAACAAACTCCTCGTTACCAAGATCAATCTACGTAAAAATATAATGGATCGAATCAATCGTGAGATTGAGCTAGCAAAAAACGGCAAAAAAGGTTATATCTTACTTAAGATGAATGGCATTCAAAATAAAAACCTCATCAACAAATTGTATGAGGCGAGCCGTGCGGGTGTAAAAATCGATTTAATAGTGAGAGGTATATGCTGTTTAGTTCCTGATAAATCATACAGTAGAAATATAAGAGTTCTACGTTTGGTTGACAGTTATCTGGAACATCCTCGTATATGGGTATTTGGTAACGATGGCCAAAAAGAAATGTTTTTATCATCAGCAGATTGGCTGAACCGTAATATTAACCGACGAATCGAAACGGCTTTCCCGATAGAAAACGATGATTTGAAGAATGAGATACTTGATATACTGGAAATGCAACTTAAAGACAACGTTAAGGTTCGTCGTATCGATGCCAACCTGAACAACATACTTGACCCAAGTGACAGACCTCCGTTACGTGCACAGGTAAGCACATACAAATATCTCTTAGAAAAAGATCAGGCCACCAGAGAAAAACACATGCAAAAAACCGAAACCAAACCCACAAAAGAATGA
- a CDS encoding histidine phosphatase family protein: MKRLILVRHAKTEQLDFGSTKTDYQRELKSRGFDDSEIIAQKLNKMGVMPDWILSSSAKRAKQTAKHIAKHIHYNEEQIEFQRFIYDGYTTSEFLGFLEKYDNYETVMVVGHNPEIAMLGINLSDGDYYHFPTCATTSITFDVESWADINAREGKPEWFIYPGMFK; this comes from the coding sequence ATGAAAAGATTGATCTTAGTGCGACATGCTAAAACAGAACAATTAGACTTTGGCAGTACCAAAACCGATTATCAGCGAGAACTCAAATCCAGAGGTTTTGACGATAGTGAGATTATTGCACAAAAGCTAAATAAAATGGGCGTTATGCCAGATTGGATCTTATCAAGTTCTGCCAAACGTGCCAAACAAACGGCCAAACACATCGCTAAGCATATTCATTACAATGAAGAGCAAATTGAATTTCAACGTTTCATTTACGATGGTTACACAACCTCAGAGTTTCTAGGTTTTCTTGAGAAATACGATAATTATGAAACGGTTATGGTGGTTGGTCATAATCCGGAGATAGCTATGTTGGGAATCAATCTGAGTGATGGAGACTATTACCACTTCCCAACATGTGCTACAACTTCCATAACGTTCGATGTAGAGAGTTGGGCTGATATAAATGCAAGAGAAGGAAAACCTGAATGGTTTATCTATCCCGGCATGTTTAAATAG
- a CDS encoding radical SAM protein — translation MTQIIKAKTILGTVKQPDHWFGNSYNLNLYRGCSHGCIYCDSRSTCYQIQDFDTIQIKGNALELLHKELRSKKKRGTISFGSMNDCYMPIEAKQKLTRRALEIVAHHKFPVHIITKGTLVTRDIDLLKEIGKIYSAVSITITSADNDLAKRIEPNAPKSSERFAALNQLRKGGIYAGITLMPILPFINDTEENIRQLVELAAKNNVAYIIASMGMTIREGQREYFYEKLDKEFPGMKEKYISTFGENYGCGSPNSKRLQEVFKSTCLKYGISTKMKFYEPEPNSQMTLF, via the coding sequence ATGACCCAAATAATCAAGGCAAAAACTATATTAGGCACGGTTAAACAGCCTGATCACTGGTTTGGTAATTCATATAATCTGAACCTTTACAGAGGGTGTTCGCATGGTTGTATATATTGCGATTCGAGGAGTACGTGCTATCAGATTCAGGATTTTGATACCATTCAAATAAAAGGTAATGCCCTGGAACTACTTCATAAGGAGTTGCGGTCGAAAAAGAAAAGAGGAACCATCAGTTTTGGATCAATGAATGATTGCTACATGCCCATTGAAGCAAAACAAAAATTAACCCGAAGAGCCTTGGAAATTGTTGCTCATCATAAATTTCCGGTGCATATTATTACCAAAGGAACACTGGTTACACGCGATATTGATCTGCTAAAAGAAATTGGTAAAATATACTCGGCTGTTAGTATAACTATTACTTCAGCCGATAATGATCTAGCTAAACGAATAGAACCTAACGCTCCCAAATCTTCAGAAAGATTTGCAGCACTTAATCAATTGCGAAAAGGAGGAATATATGCAGGTATAACGCTTATGCCCATTCTGCCTTTTATTAACGATACCGAAGAAAATATCAGGCAATTGGTTGAACTGGCGGCAAAGAATAATGTTGCTTATATTATTGCATCAATGGGAATGACCATACGCGAAGGTCAGCGGGAATATTTCTATGAAAAGCTTGATAAAGAATTTCCGGGAATGAAAGAAAAATACATTTCTACTTTTGGTGAAAATTACGGCTGTGGTTCCCCCAATAGCAAAAGATTACAAGAAGTTTTTAAAAGCACCTGCCTCAAATACGGTATCTCAACTAAAATGAAGTTTTATGAACCGGAACCAAATAGTCAAATGACATTGTTTTAA
- the mnmA gene encoding tRNA 2-thiouridine(34) synthase MnmA — MRKLQFFNGSMQKKKVVIGLSGGVDSSVAAYVLKEQGYEVIGLFMKNWHDTTGVLKADCPWLDDKFDAQAVAMKLGIPFHVVDLSDHYRKRVVDYMFAEYEKGRTPNPDVLCNREIKFDVFLDKALELGADYVATGHYCRKETIIVDGKEVHRLLAGSDDNKDQSYFLCQLSQKQLAKAMFPIGDIVKPEVRRIANELKLVTAHKKDSQGICFVGKVDLPVFLQQKLEPKQGRVFNIDAHSELFVRDWSKAQGENPTDEDLMELSQPYAFHPKYGKKIGEHNGAHFYTIGQRKGLNIGGFAEPLFIIGTNVDFNQVYTGMGKQHPGLFRKVLRVNADEIHWVREDLEMKVGESRRLKLRIRYRQPLQTGVLHRRKAGMFLVFDQPQRGITSGQFASWYDEDELIGSGVIS; from the coding sequence GTGCGCAAATTGCAATTTTTTAATGGTTCGATGCAAAAGAAGAAAGTAGTTATAGGTTTATCAGGTGGTGTTGATTCAAGTGTTGCCGCTTATGTGTTGAAGGAGCAAGGGTACGAAGTAATTGGCCTGTTTATGAAAAACTGGCACGATACAACCGGAGTACTTAAGGCCGATTGTCCTTGGTTGGATGATAAATTTGATGCACAGGCTGTGGCAATGAAACTGGGGATTCCTTTTCATGTGGTTGATTTAAGTGATCATTACCGCAAGCGTGTGGTTGACTATATGTTTGCCGAATATGAAAAAGGTCGAACTCCCAACCCTGATGTGCTTTGTAATCGCGAAATTAAATTTGATGTTTTTTTGGATAAAGCATTGGAACTGGGTGCTGATTATGTAGCTACCGGACACTATTGCCGTAAAGAAACCATTATTGTAGACGGAAAAGAAGTGCATCGACTTTTAGCCGGAAGTGATGATAATAAAGATCAAAGCTATTTTTTGTGTCAGTTAAGTCAAAAGCAATTAGCAAAGGCTATGTTCCCGATTGGGGATATTGTTAAGCCTGAAGTTCGTCGTATTGCTAACGAACTTAAGTTAGTAACGGCTCACAAAAAGGACTCACAGGGTATTTGCTTTGTGGGTAAAGTTGATTTACCTGTTTTCTTACAACAAAAACTGGAACCAAAACAGGGCCGTGTTTTTAATATTGATGCTCATAGCGAATTGTTTGTGCGTGACTGGTCAAAGGCTCAAGGGGAGAATCCAACAGACGAAGATCTGATGGAATTATCTCAGCCATATGCTTTTCATCCAAAATATGGTAAGAAAATTGGAGAGCATAATGGTGCTCATTTTTATACAATCGGTCAACGTAAAGGTTTAAATATAGGAGGTTTTGCAGAGCCATTATTTATCATCGGAACCAATGTTGATTTCAACCAGGTTTATACCGGAATGGGAAAGCAGCACCCGGGATTGTTTCGCAAAGTATTGCGTGTAAATGCTGATGAGATTCATTGGGTACGTGAAGATCTGGAGATGAAAGTAGGAGAGTCTCGCCGATTGAAATTGCGTATTCGTTATCGTCAACCCTTACAGACAGGTGTACTTCATAGACGCAAAGCTGGTATGTTTTTGGTTTTTGATCAGCCGCAGAGAGGAATCACATCAGGTCAGTTTGCTTCATGGTATGATGAGGATGAGTTGATAGGTTCTGGAGTGATTAGTTAA
- a CDS encoding methyltransferase domain-containing protein — MYSRIKEILYHILPKKFIHKIEYPARYFNYLFYKGENFQCNICEKRIRSLITLNNDEICPRCGSLQRTRRLWEYLNDKFNLADLKILDFSPSRSFYRAMKNKSKNYVTSDLSGDFISDESYDITDINCHDNSFDLIICYHILEHIPNDIQAMKELYRVLKPGGFCIIQTPFKDGENYENYEITDPNERTIHFGQWDHVRIYSVNGLKKRLEKIGFIVKDEIFQEEVDNYNGFSSDEIILNCIKPIS, encoded by the coding sequence ATGTATTCAAGAATAAAAGAAATTTTATATCATATTCTCCCTAAAAAATTCATCCATAAAATTGAATACCCTGCAAGATATTTCAATTATCTGTTTTACAAAGGAGAAAATTTTCAGTGCAATATTTGTGAAAAAAGAATTCGTTCCTTAATTACACTTAATAATGATGAAATATGTCCAAGATGTGGTAGTTTACAGCGTACAAGAAGGTTATGGGAATATTTAAACGATAAATTTAACCTAGCGGATCTTAAAATTCTTGATTTTTCACCATCCCGTAGTTTTTACAGGGCAATGAAAAATAAAAGTAAAAACTATGTTACATCAGATTTATCAGGTGATTTTATTTCAGATGAATCATATGATATTACGGATATTAATTGTCATGATAACAGTTTTGATTTAATAATCTGCTATCATATTCTTGAACATATCCCAAATGATATTCAAGCAATGAAAGAATTATACAGAGTTTTAAAGCCTGGTGGATTTTGTATAATTCAGACTCCTTTTAAGGATGGTGAAAACTATGAAAACTATGAAATAACAGATCCAAATGAAAGAACCATTCATTTTGGTCAGTGGGATCATGTTAGAATATATTCAGTTAACGGCCTCAAAAAAAGGCTGGAGAAAATAGGCTTTATTGTTAAAGATGAAATCTTTCAAGAAGAAGTTGATAACTATAATGGATTTTCATCTGATGAAATAATTCTTAATTGTATAAAACCAATTTCTTGA
- a CDS encoding glycoside hydrolase family 97 protein: MKSILSSTKSNHFLFIAISLFIFSSCKTTEKSNLSSPDGNINAIVSNENGLEYSVIFNNDTILENSKISITLKEFGKLENFEVTQVLKRTVNNTWQRVWGKRKSVTDHFNELQLQLKEIRSNIIIDLYVRAYNDGIAIRYGFPEQDGLSKIEITIEKTQFAFKDNFTIWRADYKTYKSSQEQPFLEGKISDIQPQHLIGMPLLVETTNKNYVVITEANLTDWSGAFLRTDESNKNTVTTDLAPLPNDSSICVIRNTPALSPWRTIMLASKPGELIESDLIANLNEPLAIDDISWIQPGASAWDWWWSNKYAPGADFVLGPNQETMKYYIDFASEMGWKYQIVDWQWYGEPFGPDGDANTDADITTCIDGINIEELVKYAHARNVKIIVWGHWKSMDKQMEEALALYEKWGVAGIKIDFMDRQDQEMVKYYHKLVKKAAEHHLLVDFHGAYKPTGFSRTYPNLITREGVMGNEYNKWSHDVTPEHNVTLPFTRGLLGEMDYTPVSFNNVRPDQFVTEDKASDQAPMVMSTRCHQLAMPVVYESAFTVFCDSPDRYRNGVGLDFLKAIPTTWDDTKVLNACVGNYLTIARRSGDDWYIGSMTDADERELTIDLGFLEEGKYRAILFEDASDSNEYPSHAVQREIEVDSTKKLTIKMAKGGGFAAIVKKL; the protein is encoded by the coding sequence ATGAAATCCATTCTTTCCAGCACAAAAAGCAATCATTTTTTATTTATTGCCATTAGCTTATTTATATTCTCTTCTTGCAAAACAACAGAAAAAAGCAATCTTTCTTCACCTGATGGCAATATTAATGCAATTGTAAGTAACGAAAACGGTTTAGAATATTCTGTTATTTTTAATAACGATACTATCCTGGAAAATTCTAAAATATCTATCACTCTTAAGGAATTTGGTAAGTTAGAAAACTTTGAAGTAACACAAGTATTAAAAAGAACAGTCAATAATACTTGGCAACGCGTATGGGGAAAGCGAAAATCAGTAACAGATCATTTTAATGAATTACAGCTTCAACTTAAAGAAATAAGAAGTAATATAATTATCGATTTGTATGTTCGCGCCTACAACGACGGTATTGCTATTCGATATGGTTTCCCTGAACAAGATGGATTATCTAAAATTGAAATTACCATTGAAAAAACTCAGTTTGCATTTAAAGACAATTTTACGATTTGGAGAGCCGATTACAAAACGTATAAATCATCTCAGGAACAGCCATTTTTAGAAGGTAAAATAAGCGATATTCAACCACAACATTTAATCGGTATGCCATTATTGGTAGAAACCACAAACAAAAATTATGTGGTTATTACAGAAGCTAACCTTACTGATTGGTCTGGTGCTTTTTTACGAACAGATGAATCAAATAAAAACACTGTTACCACCGATTTAGCTCCACTTCCTAATGATAGTTCGATTTGTGTTATTCGCAACACACCAGCACTTTCTCCATGGCGAACCATTATGTTGGCTAGTAAACCAGGTGAATTAATTGAATCGGACCTCATCGCTAATTTAAACGAGCCTTTAGCAATAGACGATATTTCATGGATTCAACCAGGAGCTTCTGCCTGGGACTGGTGGTGGAGCAATAAATATGCCCCGGGTGCCGATTTTGTATTGGGACCAAACCAAGAAACAATGAAGTATTATATTGACTTTGCATCTGAAATGGGGTGGAAATATCAGATTGTAGACTGGCAATGGTACGGGGAACCATTCGGACCAGATGGTGATGCAAATACGGATGCAGATATCACAACTTGTATTGACGGAATTAACATTGAAGAATTGGTTAAATATGCTCATGCCAGGAATGTTAAAATAATTGTTTGGGGACATTGGAAATCGATGGATAAACAAATGGAGGAAGCCTTGGCTTTATATGAAAAATGGGGTGTTGCAGGAATTAAGATAGACTTTATGGATCGTCAGGATCAGGAAATGGTTAAATATTATCATAAACTGGTTAAGAAAGCTGCAGAACATCATTTGCTGGTTGATTTTCATGGGGCATATAAACCAACAGGTTTTAGTCGGACTTATCCTAACTTGATTACCCGTGAAGGTGTAATGGGTAACGAATATAATAAATGGAGCCACGATGTGACTCCTGAACATAACGTTACACTTCCTTTCACACGTGGATTATTGGGCGAAATGGATTACACGCCGGTCTCGTTTAATAATGTAAGGCCCGATCAGTTTGTAACAGAAGATAAAGCCAGTGACCAAGCTCCAATGGTGATGTCGACCCGTTGTCATCAACTTGCAATGCCTGTTGTTTACGAAAGTGCTTTTACCGTATTCTGCGATTCTCCTGACAGATACCGGAATGGTGTTGGTTTAGATTTTCTGAAGGCTATACCAACTACCTGGGACGATACTAAAGTACTGAATGCCTGTGTCGGCAATTATCTTACAATAGCGCGACGTTCAGGTGATGACTGGTATATCGGAAGTATGACTGATGCAGATGAACGCGAACTAACCATCGATTTAGGCTTTTTAGAAGAAGGAAAATACAGAGCTATTCTATTTGAAGACGCTTCTGATTCCAATGAATATCCATCGCATGCCGTTCAACGTGAAATTGAAGTTGACTCAACAAAAAAATTAACTATTAAAATGGCTAAAGGTGGTGGTTTTGCTGCCATCGTTAAGAAGTTATAA